A single Bacillus sp. OxB-1 DNA region contains:
- a CDS encoding restriction endonuclease subunit S yields MEFEVTLAEDYCLKVADGTHDSPKNTESGYKLITSRHLQEFNLDFANANLISNDDYEEINKRSRVDQFDILFSMIGTVGRIYFEKSSDIDYAIKNVGLFKNKSELEAKWLYYYLHSPLAHEYIHQNLRGSTQQYIPLGSLRKFPIKHPKLKKDMKKIVNMLDSIDKKRESNILIISHLEDLAQTLFKHWFVDFEFPNENGEPYKSSGGEMVESELGMIPKDWALSEIGKIAKQNGKSVIIEELKQHVPYIGLEHMPRGSIGLGEWESSEKITSNKTQFKKGDILFGKLRPYFKKVGIAPIEGVCSTDILVLNTKKETYYSYFTSLVSQDVFIEYCTATATGTRMPRTGWKQISKYEIVLPTEDVAEQFNKLLKPFYEKITEAIFETKSLRSMRDTLLPKLLSGEIELPDETEVTENVPVS; encoded by the coding sequence ATGGAGTTTGAGGTAACTTTGGCGGAAGATTATTGTTTAAAAGTTGCAGACGGAACACATGATTCTCCCAAAAACACGGAGTCTGGATATAAATTAATTACTTCAAGACACCTACAAGAATTTAATTTAGACTTCGCTAATGCAAATTTAATATCTAATGATGATTACGAGGAAATTAATAAGAGAAGTAGGGTAGATCAGTTTGATATCCTTTTCAGTATGATAGGAACTGTTGGAAGGATTTATTTTGAAAAAAGCTCTGATATTGATTATGCAATAAAAAATGTTGGCCTTTTTAAAAATAAAAGTGAACTGGAAGCAAAGTGGCTTTACTACTATTTACATAGCCCCTTAGCACATGAATATATCCATCAAAATCTTAGGGGTTCTACCCAACAATATATACCACTTGGATCTCTGAGAAAATTCCCTATCAAACATCCAAAGTTAAAAAAAGACATGAAAAAAATCGTGAACATGTTGGATAGTATTGATAAGAAGAGAGAGTCTAACATTTTGATTATATCGCACCTAGAAGATCTCGCTCAAACCCTTTTCAAACACTGGTTTGTCGATTTTGAGTTCCCGAATGAGAACGGGGAGCCGTACAAATCGAGTGGTGGGGAGATGGTGGAGAGTGAACTGGGGATGATACCAAAGGATTGGGCATTAAGTGAGATAGGAAAGATAGCCAAACAGAACGGTAAGTCAGTCATTATCGAAGAGTTAAAGCAGCATGTTCCTTATATTGGGTTAGAACACATGCCAAGAGGTAGCATTGGACTTGGTGAATGGGAATCCAGTGAAAAAATAACTAGCAACAAAACTCAGTTCAAAAAAGGAGATATTCTCTTTGGTAAATTACGGCCATATTTTAAAAAGGTTGGAATAGCACCAATTGAAGGTGTTTGTTCTACAGACATTCTAGTTCTTAATACTAAAAAGGAAACATACTACTCATATTTTACAAGCCTTGTAAGCCAAGATGTTTTTATAGAATACTGTACTGCGACTGCTACAGGAACAAGAATGCCGAGAACAGGCTGGAAGCAAATTTCAAAGTATGAAATTGTGTTACCAACAGAGGATGTAGCAGAACAATTTAATAAGTTATTAAAACCTTTCTACGAGAAAATAACTGAGGCAATATTTGAAACAAAATCATTGAGGTCAATGAGAGACACCCTCCTCCCAAAACTCCTATCCGGAGAAATCGAATTACCTGACGAAACCGAGGTGACAGAGAATGTACCAGTTTCATGA